The following are from one region of the Tachysurus fulvidraco isolate hzauxx_2018 chromosome 15, HZAU_PFXX_2.0, whole genome shotgun sequence genome:
- the LOC113638003 gene encoding NFATC2-interacting protein, giving the protein MAEAGRDSDVEIIALNRTIPPSKRRRILEPSAITPAPIYFNKVTRSRQNKPTFFAKKKCTDVIEEVRQWPSSLSRSKNKPFSINLSDSDEEPRPDQPQYLNQKLDALSSLLCLSPKRPEDILDFSVCSSGKNNCNDGKDDIIIVSSEDKQKRHPAKPKCRKRTQEILLKFRWQQEMHKVSVLSTDPLSKAVAQLSVKLKVPPSKILLLRNAAKLPVHSTITQLDLGTADIIDCLLITDNKEDESSCDVITVRLQGKEKGSAKEYSLHKNAPLGSVLSQYTKGLSAVSKHRVKFLFDGLKVKLHQTPSQLDMEDGDVIDVWA; this is encoded by the exons ATGGCTGAAGCG GGACGTGATAGTGATGTTGAGATTATTGCACTGAATCGAACAATCCCACCTTCCAAACGAAGGCGTATCCTCGAACCTTCAGCCATCACGCCTGCGCCCATTTACTTCAATAAG gTCACCAGGAGCCGTCAAAATAAACCAACCTTCTtcgcaaaaaaaaagtgcacag atgtcATTGAAGAAGTCAGGCAGTGGCCTTCATCTCTGTCCAGGAGTAAAAACAAGCCATTCAGCATAAACCTGAGTGACTCTGATGAGGAACCAAGACCAGATCAACCTCA ATATCTCAACCAGAAACTGGATGCACTGAGCTCACTCCTGTGTTTATCACCCAAAAGACCTGAAGATATTCTAGACTTCAGTGTCTGTTCCTCTGGAAAAAACAACTGCAATGATGGCAAGGATGACATTATAATCGTTTCCTCTGAggataaacaaaaaagacaccCAGCCAAACCTAAGTGCAGAAAACGCACCCAAGAAATCTTACTGAAATTTCGCTGGCAACAGGAAATGCACAAAGTTTCAGTGCTTTCA ACAGATCCTCTGAGCAAGGCTGTAGCTCAGTTATCTGTCAAACTTAAAGTCCCACCCTCTAAAATACTGCTATTGAGGAATGCTGCTAAGCTTCCTGTGCACTCCACAATCACACAGTTAGATCTGGGCACTGCAGACATCATAG ACTGTCTTTTGATAACTGACAACAAAGAAGATGAAAGcagctgtgatgtcatcaccGTGCGACTGCAGGGCAAAGAAAAGGGATCTGCAAAGGAATATTCCTTACATAAG AATGCTCCTCTGGGTTCCGTCCTGTCTCAGTACACTAAAGGTCTGTCTGCTGTTTCTAAGCACAGGGTCAAATTTCTCTTCGATGGGTTAAAGGTGAAACTCCATCAGACACCTTCACAGCTGGATATGGAGGATGGTGATGTAATTGATGTCTGGGCCTAA
- the sgf29 gene encoding SAGA-associated factor 29 translates to MALVSKDTKIAELLTELHQLIKQTQEERSRSEHNLLNIQKTHERMQTENKTSPYYRTKLRGLYTTAKADAEAECSILRHALDKIAEIKSLLEERRIAAKMAGVYNDSDPPRKTMRRGVLMTLLQQSAMTLPLWIGKPGESPPPLCGAIPASSDYVAKQGDKVAARVKAVDGDEQWILAEVVSYNHSTNKYEVDDIDEEGKERHTLSRRRIIPLPQWKANPETDPEALFSKDQLVLALYPQTTCFYRALIHNPPHRPQDDYYVLFEDTSYADGYSPPLNVAQRYVVACKENKKK, encoded by the exons ATGGCTTTAGTGTCTAAAGATACCAAAATTGCTGAGCTGCTGACTGAGCTCCATCAACTAATCAAACAAACTCAG GAGGAGCGCTCACGCAGTGAACACAACCTACTCAATATCCAGAAGACACATGAAAGGATGCAGACTGAAAACAAAA CATCTCCATACTATCGAACAAAGCTGCGCGGACTATACACCACAGCAAAAGCAGATGCAGAGGCTGAATGCAG TATATTGCGGCACGCTCTTGACAAGATTGCAGAAATTAAATCACTCCTGGAAGAGAGACGTATCG CTGCAAAGATGGCAGGGGTGTACAACGACAGTGACCCACCCAGGAAGACCATGCGCAGAGGTGTACTAATGACCCTGTTACAGCAATCTGCAATGACGCTTCCACTATGGATCGGCAAACCAGGTGAAAG TCCACCCCCTCTGTGTGGAGCGATACCCGCGAGCAGTGACTACGTGGCAAAGCAGGGTGATAAGGTGGCAGCTCGGGTGAAGGCTGTGGATGGCGATGAACAGTGGATCCTGGCAGAAGTCGTTAGCTACAACCACTCTACCAACAA GTATGAAGTAGATGACATTGATGAAGAAGGAAAGGA GAGACACACTCTAAGTCGAAGAAGAATCATCCCTCTGCCACAGTGGAAAGCCAACCCAGAGACAGACCCCGAGGCACTTTTCAGCAAAGATCAGCTGGTGCTGGCTCTTTACCCACAAACCACCTGCTTCTACAGAGCCTTGATTCATAATCCCCCACACCGG CCACAGGATGATTACTATGTGCTGTTTGAAGATACGTCCTACGCAGATGGCTACTCACCGCCTCTCAACGTAGCCCAAAGATATGTTGTAGCCTGTAAGGAGAACAAGAAAAAGTGA
- the nupr1b gene encoding nuclear protein 1b: MSHVDVKNLKPTSFEDCYYDEYDYYNLTDRYTECASRKGRTKKEASCNTNRHNPAGHERKIVEKLQNSEKKAKQ, encoded by the exons ATGAGTCACGTCGACGTTAAGAACCTGAAGCCTACGAGCTTTGAGGATTGCTACTACGACGAATATGATTATTACAAtctgacagacagatacacgG AGTGCGCGAGCCGCAAAGGCAGGACGAAGAAGGAGGCTAGCTGCAACACCAACCGTCACAACCCCGCCGGGCACGAGCGCAAAATCGTCGAGAAGCTTCAGAACTCCGAGAAGAAGGCCAAACAGTGA